The following DNA comes from Triticum aestivum cultivar Chinese Spring chromosome 3D, IWGSC CS RefSeq v2.1, whole genome shotgun sequence.
GACTGTCAGGCTTAAACGCGTCCTCGCCCGTGCTAATATATAGCCTTGACTTTCCTCCGAAATCCCCAGCCAttctttccttcctctctcccttcatAATTCTCGCCCCGCCCAACAAATCGCCATGGCTCCAATCCGACGCGCCGCGCAGCGGCCGGACTTCGCCTCCCACCCTTCTGACCTCGAGCTCATCAGCACGTACCTCATCCCCTGGGTCAGCACCGGCGAGCGCCCCTGGAAGTTCGTCCATGAGGCCGATGTCTACGCCGCCACGCCGCAGGACCTCGCCCGCGCCTACGCCCCGGCCACGGCCAGCGACGGCCAGGAGAGCTGGTACTTCTTCACGACGCTGCGGGCCAAGAGCCGCCGCGGACAGCGCAAGGCCCGCACCGTCGGATCCGGGGACCACGGCTGCTGGCACTCGGAGCGCGCCGCCAAGCCCCTCTTCGCCGGCATCGGCCACAGCCGCCAGATCGGGTACCGCCAGGCCTTCTCCTTCGCGACCAAGGAGGACGGCCGCCTGGTCCGCTCGGGGTGGCTCATGGCCGAGATCGGCCTCAACCCCGACGCCTCCGCGGAGGAGGAGCTCGTCCTCTGCAAGGTGTATCGGAGCCCGCGCGTCGGGACAGGCCAGAGATCTACGGCGCCGGCCGCTACCGGAGTTGGACCCGTCAGGATTGGAAGGGGAAAGGCGAGCGAGGAGGACTCTACCTCGTCTGAAGAGGGGACGCCAAGGGCTGCTGGGCCCGGCTGCTATTCGGCCCAGCAGCCCGCTCGAGTCTCCGCGTCCACTTCAGGTACCCTGTCCATGGAGGTGTCCGACTCCGAGCAGGGTTCGACCAGCCGAGGCGGCGGAGTGATTGGCACGTCGCCGTCCGCCACTCCGCCTCGGGTTCCCCGTTCCGAGGCCCTCCGAGCTGCTCAGCTTCCCCGGATCCCGACGGTTCCCGTGGCGCAGCGCCCGGACTTCGCTTCTCACCCTTCGGACCAAGTGCTCATCAAGTCCTACCTCACCCCGCGTGTCGCCTCCGGCCAACACCCGTGCCAGTTCACGCACGACGCCGACGTCTacaccgccagccccgccgccctcaCCAGGAAGTACTCCCCGGCGTTGGCAAGCGACGGCGAGAAGGCCTGGTACTTCTTCACCCTCCTGCCGGCCAAGAGCGCCCACGGCCAGCGGCGGCCGCGCACGGTGGGTACCGGGGAGGGGTGCTGGCACTCGGAGGCCGGCGTGAAGCCTGTTCTCGACGGCGACCATCCGATAGGATGGCGACAGTTCTTCTCGTTCATGACCAAGGAGGAAGGCCAGCGTGTCCGGAGCATCCGATCGGGATGGATCATGGTTGAGATCGGCCTCGACCATGGCAAAGAAGAGGGGCCCTCGGACGAGCTCGTCCTGTGCAAGGTGTACCGCAGCCCGCGCGCCGGCCCGGTGGAACCCCCAGCGGCGGCTGGACGGAAGAGGAAATCCGGCGACAACTACTCTGGCTCAGCGGCGCCCGTGCTGACGCTGGGGCCCGCGCCCGGTGCCAGGAATTCTACGGCGGCGTCGACATCTTCCTCCGGGCACAAGAAGAGGAAGACCCACAGCAGGAACTCCGGTCCCGTGCTGAGGCCCGCGCGCGGCGTCCTGAAGTTGACGCGGCCGGTGACGTCTGGGCGCAAGAAGAACAGCAGCGCGGAACGGCGCACTCCATGCGCTC
Coding sequences within:
- the LOC123078992 gene encoding uncharacterized protein, which encodes MAPIRRAAQRPDFASHPSDLELISTYLIPWVSTGERPWKFVHEADVYAATPQDLARAYAPATASDGQESWYFFTTLRAKSRRGQRKARTVGSGDHGCWHSERAAKPLFAGIGHSRQIGYRQAFSFATKEDGRLVRSGWLMAEIGLNPDASAEEELVLCKVYRSPRVGTGQRSTAPAATGVGPVRIGRGKASEEDSTSSEEGTPRAAGPGCYSAQQPARVSASTSGTLSMEVSDSEQGSTSRGGGVIGTSPSATPPRVPRSEALRAAQLPRIPTVPVAQRPDFASHPSDQVLIKSYLTPRVASGQHPCQFTHDADVYTASPAALTRKYSPALASDGEKAWYFFTLLPAKSAHGQRRPRTVGTGEGCWHSEAGVKPVLDGDHPIGWRQFFSFMTKEEGQRVRSIRSGWIMVEIGLDHGKEEGPSDELVLCKVYRSPRAGPVEPPAAAGRKRKSGDNYSGSAAPVLTLGPAPGARNSTAASTSSSGHKKRKTHSRNSGPVLRPARGVLKLTRPVTSGRKKNSSAERRTPCARCGMEPALSHRGTPDPADEEEDGSETDLDEDDPMTGESGAPHCHRAGESSVCGRTFYQFKI